A portion of the Oncorhynchus clarkii lewisi isolate Uvic-CL-2024 chromosome 27, UVic_Ocla_1.0, whole genome shotgun sequence genome contains these proteins:
- the LOC139385710 gene encoding high affinity immunoglobulin gamma Fc receptor I-like, translated as MKLLLSLLVVSTLPQLAELQVLPTSAPQTAVAELVKGLPWIFSGESVHLKCSVPGNVSAEWRYRWFRGGEQLQESEYFVLWKARPQQSGKYYCQGLRTTWINTQHTLHSLPIEIEVDGGWAILQAPPLPMLVGETMTLTCRVRNNPKLTEVILYKDGVELQIQRGPELRVTNLTLQHHGSYWCRASWDGRRETNSVISVAAPVSIIEVLTEPMLEIVPNDPLIHKDRMLLVCHVQLNARQPVPHIHYYFYQDGLSLGPASSQDKITVLRDSGQYWCKASVPTLGLKRLSEPLGYGRVTGEHSEHMRNQKRIVVPL; from the exons ATGAAGCTCTTACTCAGCCTCCTTG TTGTTTCAACACTACCTCAATTGGCTGAGCTAcaag TCCTTCCCACCAGCGCTCCGCAGACAGCCGTGGCTGAGCTAGTCAAGGGGTTACCCTGGATCTTCTCAGGGGAGAGCGTGCATCTGAAGTGCAGTGTTCCTGGGAATGTGTCGGCCGAGTGGAGGTACCGGTGGTTCAGGGGGGGCGAGCAGCTCCAAGAGTCTGAATATTTTGTCCTCTGGAAGGCCAGGCCACAGCAGAGTGGGAAGTACTACTGCCAGGGCCTAAGAACCACATggataaacacacaacacaccctcCACAGCCTGCCTATAGAAATAGAGGTGGACG GTGGGTGGGCCATCCTGCAGGCCCCACCCCTGCCCATGCTGGTTGGAGAGACAATGACCCTGACGTGTCGTGTCCGTAACAACCCCAAACTGACAGAGGTCATACTCTACAAAGACGGGGTGGAGCTTCAGATACAGCGTGGCCCAGAGCTGCGTGTCACCAACCTTACCCTGCAACACCACGGATCCTATTGGTGCAGAGCATCCTGGGATGGACGGAGGGAAACCAACTCTGTAATCTCAGTGGCTGCTCCAGTGTCCATCATAG AGGTTCTGACAGAGCCCATGTTGGAGATTGTGCCCAATGACCCTCTGATTCATAAAGACCGTATGCTCCTGGTGTGTCACGTTCAACTGAACGCTCGTCAGCCGGTTCCACACatccactactacttctaccagGACGGGCTGAGTCTCGGGCCTGCCTCTTCCCAGGACAAAATCACAGTACTGAGGGACTCAGGCCAGTACTGGTGCAAAGCCAGCGTTCCTACTCTGGGCCTGAAGAGGCTCAGCGAGCCCTTAGGTTATGGGCGAGTGACAGGTGAACACTCAGAACACATGAGAAACCAGAAAAGAATAGTAGTCCCCCTTTAG
- the LOC139385685 gene encoding rab5 GDP/GTP exchange factor-like yields MSHGPERRGIHVDQSELLCTKGCGFYGNVAWQGLCSKCWREEYQQTRHKQIQEDHALAERLQMEEEAAYANNHQGVAQSQPAIAPFSKFEERKTKEKSRKVNTVTKFFTPSAKTPPKKDSVPGEAQSTPSPSVSRKPLETDRTTREFIDFLKTLKPGREIFKQCRAFTESMACKRDLGADELSECVQDFYQNLSDRLQTHYKGSSERVEIVMDEVERYMMTRLYDEVFCPETTDDEKKDLAVQKRIRALHWVTIEMLCVPVDEEIPEVSDNVVKAITDVIEMDSKRVPRDKLTCITRCSKHIFNAIKTTKKEAASADDFLPTLIYIILKANPPRLQSNIQYITRFCNPSRLMSGEDGYYFTNLCCAVAFIEKLDGQSLNLSAEVFELHMSGQASPQRPQAAPSPPGSAAFSEMNERLDLLTGLGVRQERVMEGARRLESDLIDWRDGVEHKVQDVLERFPLEMHPPASSAIDADNVENDLLPPPLQPQLFAG; encoded by the exons ATGAGCCATGGGCCGGAACGTCGTGGGATCCATGTGGACCAGTCAGAGCTGTTGTGTACGAAGGGATGTGGTTTCTATGGCAATGTGGCCTGGCAGGGCCTCTGCTCCAAGTGCTGGCGGGAGGAGTACCAACAAACCAGACACAAACAGATCCAGGAGGACCATGCTCTGgcagagag GTTACAGATGGAGGAGGAGGCAGCATACGCTAACAACCACCAGGGGGTAGCCCAGTCCCAGCCTGCCATCGCACCCTTCAGCAAATTTGAAGAGAGGAAAACTAAGGAGAAGTCACGGAAAGTCAACACAGTGACTAAGTTTTTCACTCCCTCAGCAAAGACACCACCCAAGAAAG ACTCTGTCCCTGGCGAGGCCCAGTCGACCCCCAGCCCCTCAGTGAGCCGCAAGCCCTTAGAGACGGACCGCACCACACGAGAGTTCATCGACTTCCTCAAGACACTGAAACCTGGCAGGGAGATCTTCAAACAGTGCCGGGCCTTCACAGAGAGCATGGCCTGCAAGAGG GACCTGGGTGCTGATGAGCTGTCTGAGTGTGTTCAGGACTTCTACCAGAACCTGTCAGACCGCCTGCAAACACACTACAAAG GGTCGTCAGAACGCGTGGAGATTGTGATGGACGAGGTAGAGAGGTACATGATGACACGTCTCTACGATGAGGTCTTTTGTCCTGAGACCACAGACGATGAGAAGAAAGACCTGGCTGTTCAGAAGAGAATCAG gGCCTTGCATTGGGTCACCATTGAGATGCTGTGTGTCCCTGTGGATGAGGAGATTCCTGAGGTGTCTGATAATGTGGTCAAAGCCATCACAG ACGTGATAGAGATGGACTCGAAGCGTGTGCCCAGGGACAAGCTGACCTGCATCACGCGCTGCAGTAAGCACATATTCAATGCCATCAAGACCACCAAGAAGGAGGCAGCATCTGCTGATGACTTCCTGCCCACCCTCATCTACATCATCCTGAAGGCCAACCCTCCACGACTGCAGTCCAACATTCAGTACATCACCCGCTTCTGTAACCCTAGCCGCCTCATGAGCGGAGAGGACGGATACTACTTTACCAACCTG TGCTGTGCGGTGGCCTTCATAGAGAAGCTGGATGGCCAGTCTCTGAACCTGAGCGCTGAGGTGTTTGAGCTCCACATGTCAGGCCAGGCGTCCCCCCAGCGGCCCCAGGctgccccctcccccccaggCAGTGCTGCTTTCAGCGAGATGAACGAGCGTCTGGACCTGCTGACGGGGCTGGGCGTGAGGCAGGAACGCGTCATGGAGGGAGCTCGCCGCCTGGAGAGTGACCTCATCGACTGGAGGGATGGGGTGGAGCACAAAGTGCAGGATGTGTTGGAGAGGTTCCCCCTGGAAATGCACCCCCCCGCCTCTTCTGCCATAGACGCTGACAACGTGGAGAACgacctcctgcctcctcctctccagccgcAGTTGTTTGCCGGCTGA